AAAAAAGGCTAACCGGGCTGGAATACCATCAATCATCTGCATGGTACTTTTTGGTTCATCGTCCATTTTTTTAACTTCATCATCCATGATCATACTTTAAATAAATTAATTGCTACTTATATATAATATTTACTACTACAGTCTATAGTAGGGAGATTATCCGGTCAAGTTATCCTAGACTTCTCCTTAATTTACCAGCTTGCAACACCACTTCGGTAATATCTTGCTGCTGACGTTGTAAATAGACAATATCCGATGTGGCATTGCGATGTAAAAATTCCGTTGGGCTAATCGGGCCTAAGGTGAATCCAAAATACTCTTCCAGATAATTTATATCACTTTGAATGGCGCGCCAACCGGCAGACCGCTTAGCGAAATATTGTAGATTCTCTTTATTAAGGTAGCGCCCAGCTAATCGTAAATCATGTTCTAAACAATGGTAAGCTTGATGAACCAGTTCTCCTTCTCCTTTAGAGAGCTCCCGTAACGTTCTACCTGTACCGATTAGTTCTGGTGGTACACCTAATGAATACATAGCGGCAGTGAAGGTGATGGCGCGAGGAAATTGCTGTTTGCCAATTGTTCGACCATAACCTAATAAGCCAATGTGTAATCTTCGTTCGCGCCGTTTTGGTATATAGGGTGTAATTTTAAATAAATCAGACGAAATCGCTGTCACGGCCGAACGATAGTGTTGTTCAGCTTGTTGGACAATATTATTGAGAATTTTTTTATCACTAGCAGCAAATTTTTGTGGAACAGTTTTAGCTAGTTGTTGTTGTAATTGTTTAATAGCTCGTTTCACTTGAACTGGTGGGTAGTCATACCGAAAAGCTGATTGGATTGTGACGGTTCGTACGCCCCGATATTCTTCCAAAAACTGTTTGATATTATCTGGTGCGAGTGAGCCACGAAATGGCAAGGACCCGGTGCCAATAATTGGATAAACTGGAATGCCGGTATTATCACTCCACTGATACAACTCAGATAAGGCTACTTTATTTCCTAATACCGCCGGAATTAAACCAGACACAAGAGCCGGATCACTCCGTGCTAAAAATGGCCGAATATATTTTGGATATTGCTGATAGTATTTTTTATGTTGTTGCACATACCGCTGCAACAAATTTTGGATCGAGAACATTTGCTGCACTTCTTCCACTAGAGGAATAATCTCAATATAGTTAAATGAACTAGTGTTATCAGTAAATAAGCGGTGTTTAACTTTGGCTAATTTAGTAAAGGTAGTTTGAATATGTAACATTTGTTGAGCAGATGATGTCATAGGCAGAATCACCTCAAATAATGGTTTTTCACCCACTGCCATATCTTTGGCCATGTCGGCAGCCGTTAAAATGGCCATAAAGGCCCGCGCGAGTGAATAACCTTTTTCCTGCCAAATATTGGGAATGCGAAAAGTTAGGAATTGATCGCGTCCTAAATGATGCTTTTTGAAGTATTGATGATGTTCCGTTAACAAACGCTCGACGACAGCCTCATCCACATACTTACCTTCCCAATCCCACATGTACTCATTAACTCCTAAATCAGCATAGGCCGAATAGGCTTCGGCTACCTCCTCTTGGGCCGAAACAAAGCCATCGCCATCTTGCTCCCAATATGGGGCCGAGGCATTGTCGGGGTGTTGCGTAGCCATTACGGCTGGTATGTGACGCATGGCCGTATTGTATAAGGGATATTGACAAAAAGCCAGTTATTAATCGCGACGTTCCCATGGCGCTGGATTAGGTTTGCGAAAAATAAACGTGCGTATCCAATTCACAAACCAAGTCCACAAGACTTTGTTCCAACCTTCCACTCGAAAACGACGTGGTGAAATTTCTACATAAAACTTCCAGCTTAATCTGGTTTTACCTAAACGACTGAGCCGAAAAAATAAGTCGTGATCCTCATTACTGGTTAACTGTTCATTAAACCCATGAATTTGCATAAATGTCTCACGCCGTACAATTAAACACTCGCCGGAACCTTGCCCTAAACCAAGAATATTAGTCACCCAAATCAGCCAATTGCGCTGACCGAGCCAAAAATGATCAACTAATTTTCGTTCGCCAGCATAAACGTAGCTGTGGACTGTTAAACCAACTAATTCAGGATCGGCTGTAAATTGCTGCTGAACATAAGTTAACGCCGCTGGTAAGTTTGGAATACTGGAATCACAATCAAGAAACCACAACACATCTCCAGACGCTTGTTTTGCCCCACGATTACGACAAGTTCCAATGGTACTGTGCGGTTGGCTTAAGAGCACAATCTCATCAACCAGTGGTCGAGCATGGGTACAAGTTTTATCAGAACTGCCATCATCACTTAATATTATTTCGACATCTTTTCCACGCACACATTGCAAAGATCGT
This portion of the Patescibacteria group bacterium genome encodes:
- the ppcA gene encoding phosphoenolpyruvate carboxylase — translated: MRHIPAVMATQHPDNASAPYWEQDGDGFVSAQEEVAEAYSAYADLGVNEYMWDWEGKYVDEAVVERLLTEHHQYFKKHHLGRDQFLTFRIPNIWQEKGYSLARAFMAILTAADMAKDMAVGEKPLFEVILPMTSSAQQMLHIQTTFTKLAKVKHRLFTDNTSSFNYIEIIPLVEEVQQMFSIQNLLQRYVQQHKKYYQQYPKYIRPFLARSDPALVSGLIPAVLGNKVALSELYQWSDNTGIPVYPIIGTGSLPFRGSLAPDNIKQFLEEYRGVRTVTIQSAFRYDYPPVQVKRAIKQLQQQLAKTVPQKFAASDKKILNNIVQQAEQHYRSAVTAISSDLFKITPYIPKRRERRLHIGLLGYGRTIGKQQFPRAITFTAAMYSLGVPPELIGTGRTLRELSKGEGELVHQAYHCLEHDLRLAGRYLNKENLQYFAKRSAGWRAIQSDINYLEEYFGFTLGPISPTEFLHRNATSDIVYLQRQQQDITEVVLQAGKLRRSLG
- a CDS encoding glycosyltransferase translates to MKISFIIPALNEEKLVLRTLRSLQCVRGKDVEIILSDDGSSDKTCTHARPLVDEIVLLSQPHSTIGTCRNRGAKQASGDVLWFLDCDSSIPNLPAALTYVQQQFTADPELVGLTVHSYVYAGERKLVDHFWLGQRNWLIWVTNILGLGQGSGECLIVRRETFMQIHGFNEQLTSNEDHDLFFRLSRLGKTRLSWKFYVEISPRRFRVEGWNKVLWTWFVNWIRTFIFRKPNPAPWERRD